ATATCGAGACTGCTGGGGTAAGCATGGATGAGATAGTGAACTGGGAAAAATTCTCAATCAAAACTATGTACTTAAGACTGAAAAGTACCTTTCAAAAAATGCCATGGAAGAAGCTAATTTGCAATAATGGGGGACTACCTAAATGGACCTTCATTCTAATTCTAGCAGCTCAGAGAAGTTTACTTACTAGAGACAGATTGGCGAAATGGGGGATCACTGATGAGACTGTGTGTCCACTATGCACTGTGGAGAATGAATCGATTGAACACTTATTCTTTAGCTGCTCATTCTCCACTAGTGTTTGGAGTAACATTTTGAGTTGGCAAGGACTTAATAGACCTGCACTTGGTTGGCAAGAAGAGTTGAAGACGGCAAGTGATTATGCCAAAGGGAATTCTGCTGATGCCGTAATTTACAAGATGTCTATTGCTGCTTGTGTACATCAGATTTGGCAAGAGAGAAATTTGAGGATTTTTCAACATCAAAGCAGACCTGCAACTCCTATCATTAGAATGATTATCCAGGAGGTTGTCGGAAAGGGTGCAATTCAAAAGAAGCTCTCAAGGAAGTTGTCTGAACTCAACTTTTATCCGTAATGTGGTGGTTTTGGTAGCTCACTGGAGGTGTAGTAGATGAGTGGGATGAGTAGTGAGCAGCCTTGGGGCATTATGTCCAAGGTTGCTGGTTGGAAATTTGAGAAATTACAGCTTTGTAAAGTTATAATTTTTGGTAATAAAATTCGTtagttgccaaaaaaaaaattctcttttgTTGACTATTGCATCTAGAAATCGAAAAGAACTTACTGTACTTCTTGATCAATTTAACCAAGAGGGTATTTCTCTGTCGGGACCCACGGTATATTTGACTCATATGCTAACCCCGTTGAGAGATCACTTTCCAATCAAATCAAATTATGAAAAATGGCAAAAGCTTAGGGTACATGAAATCTTTATCTTTTCATCATAAACTATGAAGTTCAGTCTTTGTGGCAATGCTTGGCAAGTGCTGAGGGAGATGGTACAATGCAAATTTGGATAAAAAGGCAAGAGTGATATCTAATTCTGTTCCCCAAAAACACTGGCCACGTCAAGGAAGTGTATTTgatctttttattttattctgtTAGGGTTCAAGTTGATTTACACTTAATGTTTTTTGTAATAGTTAACTTGCCGAGATTCACATATTTTGTGAAC
The sequence above is a segment of the Lycium barbarum isolate Lr01 chromosome 6, ASM1917538v2, whole genome shotgun sequence genome. Coding sequences within it:
- the LOC132644817 gene encoding uncharacterized protein LOC132644817, translating into MALQWIHAYYGKAHPIWLNVLKQASLVVRKNMKAKEYIETAGVSMDEIVNWEKFSIKTMYLRLKSTFQKMPWKKLICNNGGLPKWTFILILAAQRSLLTRDRLAKWGITDETVCPLCTVENESIEHLFFSCSFSTSVWSNILSWQGLNRPALGWQEELKTASDYAKGNSADAVIYKMSIAACVHQIWQERNLRIFQHQSRPATPIIRMIIQEVVGKGAIQKKLSRKLSELNFYP